The genomic DNA TTGTCCTGGTCGTCCATCACAAATTCCCGACGAGCGATCTCGAGCTGACGCGGTGTGGCCAGCGCCGAATTTATCCGAGATCCTGTATCAAATCTTTACGCGGCGACCCGAATTCGGATCGTGGCGCGTCGGCGCGCTGCCCGACCGCGCGACGCCGTCCCGGATCTGCCGCCAGCCCGATCCGGCGAGCCGGCAGGACGCCTCACGCCCCTCCCCCGGGCAGGCCCGCCCAGGCCTCGCGGACGAGCGCGAGGCGCCGCTCGGCCCGGGCCGCGTCGGCGTCCGCGACTTGGTTGAGCACGGCCTCCAGCGCCTCGGATCCGCCGAGCGCGGCGGCCGCCTCGCCCTGGCGGCGCATGGCGGAGCGATGCGCCCGCATCGCCGGCCCGGCCTTCTGCCCGGCCTCGATCGCCTCCAGGGTGGCGATCAGGGCGGCCGCGAACGGGGCGACGTCGCGCCACGAGGCCGCCGCGGGCGCCGGCTCGGGCGGGTGGGCACGCTCCGGCGGCGGTGCGGAGAAGTTGGTGGTGAGTGGGCGCTTCATGACGAACCTCCACGGGCGCGGTATCAGGGGGCCATCGGCCGGAGCGGAGCTGTACGAGGAGCGCATGGCCGAAAGGCGGAAGGGCACCGGGTCCGGCGAGGATAGCCTGTCGCGCCACATCCTCCCCAATGCCGGCACGATGGTCGGCGTCTGCACCACGCTGATCGGCCTCGTGAAGATCGCCGAGGGCTGGATCGGGCCGAGCCACGTCGACGAGGCCGCCGCCCTGACGGCGATCCTGTTCCTGGTCAGCGCGATCGCGTCCTACCTGTCGATCCGCCTGGACGACGGCGGCGATCTCTCGGTCACCCTGGAGCGCTGCGCCGACATCTGCTTCGTCATCGGGCTGATCGGCCTGACGCTGATCTCGGTCCTGTTCGCCTACGAGACGATCTGACGACGCGCGGCGCGGAGCCGGTCGGGCAGGGCCTCGCGGTCGGTCAGCGCCGCCGCCAGGACCGCGAACAGGCCGAGATGCAGGCCGAGCGCCGCCAGCCCGGGATCGCGCAGGGACCACAGGCCGGCCGCCCCGAGCGCCATGAGCGGCGGTCCGGCCACGTAGACGGCGCTCCGCCAGCCGGCGGGCCGACCGAGACGCCAGAAGCAGCCGGCCAGCGCCGCCAGGGCGAAGCCGCCCTTGAGCAGCGCCATGAAGCGGATCACCCGCACGAGGTCGGGATCGACGGGCGCCGCGGTGACCCGCGCGGCCGCGACGAAGGCCAGCGGAAGCGCGAGGATCGTCAGCGCGGCGAGCAGCAGGCGCGCCCGTGGGGCGCCGCGCGTCGCGGGCCCGGCCGCGGCCGGGATCGTCATCGCCTGAACCCGCATCGGCTACCTCCTGCGCGCGCCGCGATCGGGGGCGAGTCTAGGCTCTCCGGAGGCTCCGGTCACCTCTTGGGGGAGGGCTGCGGCCGGACCGCGCCGTCGCGGGCCGGGTCCGAGGGCGGCGCGTGCGGCTCAGCAGCCGCGGAACAGCGCCACCCCGAAGGCGGTGAACTTCAGCGGCAGGTGGCAGTGGCGGTCGGGGTCGTCGAGCCGGAAGCGGATCGCGGTCTCCTCCAGGAACCCCTCCCCCGCGGCCCCGACGAAGTCCCCGATGACGAACACGACCTCGTAGAGGCCGGCGGCGAGCCGCGTCCGCACGACCGGATGGTCGAGGGTCCCGTCCGCCCCGAGGCGGCCCTCGGCGATCACCCGCCGCCTTCCCCCGGCGCGCAGGACGCGCACGCGCATCCCCTCGGCCGGCCGGCCCGTGGCGGCGTCGACGGCGTGGAGCGACAAGCCGGTCACGGGGCCGCGTCCTCCCAGACCATCCGCCAGGGATGGGCCGCCTCGTAGGCGGCCGCCATCGCGACCAGGGCCTCGTCGCCGCCCCAGGGCGCCACGAGCTGGAACCCGATCGGCAGCCCGGCGCCCGAGGGTCGGCAGGGGATCGAGATCCCCGGGCAGCCGGCGGCGTTGACGAAGCCCGTGAAGGTCGCCGAGCCGCGGGGGCCCACCGGCACCCCGGCGATGCGCGGCGGATGGGTGTCCTCCGCCGGCCATGGCAGCGCCGCGGCCGCGGGGGTCATCAGCAGGTCGTGGTCGGCGAACAGGGCGGCGAGGTCCCGGCGCAGCGCCAGTGCCATCCGCTGCACGGCGAACAGGTCGGCCGCCGACAGGGCCGCCCCGGCCTCCGCCAGGGCGCGGATGTCGGGGCCGAGCGCGTCGAGTCCGCCCGGATGCGCGCGCATCAGCCACGCGATGCCCGCTTGGCCGAGGACCGGCCACGCCTCGGTGATGGCCGTCGCCGCGTCGAAGCGGCCGGTCTCGACCCGGTGGCCGAGGCCGGCGAGGCACCCAGCCGCTTCGGCGACGCTGTCGGCGATCTCGGGATCGACCGGGGCCGTCCCGAAGGCCGGGAC from Methylobacterium oryzae includes the following:
- a CDS encoding hydroxyisourate hydrolase, yielding MTGLSLHAVDAATGRPAEGMRVRVLRAGGRRRVIAEGRLGADGTLDHPVVRTRLAAGLYEVVFVIGDFVGAAGEGFLEETAIRFRLDDPDRHCHLPLKFTAFGVALFRGC